From the Drosophila simulans strain w501 chromosome 2L, Prin_Dsim_3.1, whole genome shotgun sequence genome, the window GCCACCTCCTTGCGTTATCGATACACGGGATGTACGCAATCAGCCATCGCTAATAAAGTATAATAATAAgtaattaagaaaatatatgcgCTGATTTAAGCTGCCGATGAAATGGATACGTACTCGGTGGACGTGGTGTACCAAGCAATCAGCGCCCTCTTCCAGGGCAACAATcccaaggagcaggagaaggcCAACAAATGGCTGCAGGACTTCCAGAAGTCGGTGAGTGATAGTCGCCCGGTGTACGAAACCTTCGTGCGATTGCTAAGTTTTTTTCTGGAATCCCTTAAAGATCTATTCTTGGACGATTGCGGACGAGCTGCTGCACCAGAAACGAGACCTGCACGCCAACTACTTTGCTGCGCAGACCATGCGGAACAAGATACAGAACTCCTTCAGCGAACTGCCCCCGCACACGCACGAATCTCTGCGGGATTCGCTGATCACACACATAGGCCAGATCGACGAGCAGACGGACAATGTGATTGTTACCCAGCTCAGTCTGGCGGTGGCCGATCTGGCCCTGCTGATGGCCAGCTGGCGGGAGCCGATCAACGATCTACTGGTGACACTGGCACCGCATCAGTGCGCCATCTGGCCCCTGCTGGAGGTACTCAAGGTGCTGCCCGAGGAAATAGACTCACGGTATCTGCGGCTGGGCGCCAACCGGCGCGAGGAGGTGCACAAGCAGCTGGACGCCAGCGCAGAGTGCGTCCTAAAGTTCCTGTGCATGTGCCTACAGCGGGAGGATCTCGACCAGCAGCGTGTGTGGAATGCGGCGTTGCGCACCTACAGTGCCTGGCTGGTAATCCATGCCTTTCCCGTCTCGCACGTGTATAACAACGCCCTCACCCAGCTGGCCTTCCGGTTGCTCTCGCTTCCGGAGACCAGTGGAAAACTGCACGACAATGCCACcgagtgcgtgtgtgcgctACTCTCCTGCATAAACACACGACAGGATAGCGCCAGTGATCCGGAGTCCTCCTTCGAGGCGCAACTCTTTGGAGCTGTCTGCATGCTGGAGACTCCCTACCACTTGAGTGTGGCGCACGAGGACACCGACAAGACGATCAACTACTGCAGAATTTTCACCTCGTTGTGCGATGCCTTCTTCTACGATTTATTGGCCGATGCCCAGAAGCCACACTACAGTTTGAAAGGACTGGATCTTGTGCTGCTTTGCGTCGGACACTTCGACTACGAGGTGGCCGAGATCACCTTCCACCTGTGGTACAAGCTCTCCGAGGATCTCTTCCAGCGTAACGAGGATAAGCTGACGGTCCTCTTCCGGCCGCACATCGAGCGGCTGATCAGCGCCCTGTTTCGCCACTCACAGATGGAAAGCGACCACGACGGGCTCATCGAGGAGAACAACAATTTctatgtgagtgtgtgatATTTGGAGACTTAGGACTTTTagcagttttaattaaattaataataatggcTTGGATTTAAGTGTACTAatcttaaaacaatttaattgcagGACTTTCGACGCAAAGTCTCAGATCTGATAAAAGACGTGGCCTTCATAGTGGGATCCGGAGCGTGCTTCAAGCAAATGTTTCATATCCTGCAAGCCCCAGAAACTACGTGGGAGTCCACAGAGGCGGCACTGTTCATTATGCAGaacgtggccaaaaatataCTTCCGTACGTATGAAGCTATGTATTACCATGTCAGATTTACAATACTTACCTTGCAGAGATGAGAACGAGGTGATCCCCAAGGTGGTGGAGGCGATTCTCAATATGTCAGAGCAAACGCACATAGCAGTTAGGTACACTGCGATTCTACTGATCGGGGAACTGTGCGACTGGATTGAGAACCATGCTGAATCCCTGGAGGCAGTCCTCAACTTTTTGCTGTATGCCCTGCAGCAGAAGAATGGCTTGGCGCCAGCTGCGGCCATCGCATTGACTTCCATTTGCTCCGCCTGCCGACAGAAGATGGTGTGCCACATCAGCGGACTTGTGGAGATCGCCCGCAGTCTGGACAGCTTTCAAATAAACAACGATGTGGCAATAGGATTGCTAAAGGGCATATCGCTTATACTTACACGTCTGCCACGCGAGCAACTGCAGCCTGCTCTGCGGGAAATCGTTGGCTTCCAGCTGCAGCCACTGGCCCAACTGGTGGACAGCACTGGCGGTACTGCTCAAAAGGGAGAGCGCACCGATCCCGTTTACTGGATAGACCGCGCCTGCGCCATTATCCGGCACACGAATCCCGACGTTCCCGACAACGTAGAGCACCCCACTGTAGCTATTCTGAACGACGCCTGGCAGCTGATATCGCGGGTGATGGATAAGTACCAGAATGACCTGCGTATCATGGAGCGTACCTGCCGACTGATTCGCTACGGCATTCGGATGGTGAGAAAGCAAGCAATGATGCTGGTGGAACCGCTGATCAAACAAATGGTCGTGCTGTATTCTGTGCAGCATCACAGTTGCTTCCTCTACGTGGGATCCATTTTGGTGGACGAGTTTGCAAAGTCCAGCGAGTGCATTGGCGGACTGTTGGAGATGCTTCAGGCATTCATAGAGCCCACCTTTGGCCTGCTGCAGATGGAGAACGGCCTGAAAAACAACCCAGACACAGTGGATGACTTCTTCCGTTTGGCATCGCGTTACCTAGACTGTTGTCCCCACCAGCTGCTCCAGAGCAGTCTCATCACGCCGATCTTCCAGTGTGCGCTAATAGCCTGCTCCTTGGACCACCGCGAGGCCAACTCGTCTGTGATGAAGTTCTTTATCAACCTGTTGGTTTGGGGCAGATCGAATAACCACAGCCGGAACGCCGAGTGCCGTCCCTTGGTGGTGGAACTGGCGAGTCAGCATGGCGGTGCTCTGGTGATGAACCTGATTCAGGCGTCCGTCTTTCAACTGCACTCCTACATGCTGGTGGATGTGGCCGAGGTGCTCCACGAACTGAAGCAGGTGGTGGGCAACGAGCGGATGCAGCCCTTCCTGGCCCAAGCGCTGGAGGCACTGCCCAAAAAGAACAGCGGTGGCTACGTGACAGCCACGCAGCAACAGCTGGACGAATTCAGCAGCACAGTTCTGAGGTGAGGATTTGCCTTCAAACGTTGtgtattttattcataatgcattatatttctttttatagAGCGGACACAACGAAAGCCATTTCGCAAGCCTTGAAAACCTTCACGCGACTGTTTCGCTAATCAGGGAGATGAATGAGTTTGGATTCGGATGATTCTGTACATTTTGAATGATGTATGTAATGCGGCAAGGGTGCTAGGAATTTGTTAAAAACGCACGTACCCCTCTATTTATAATATAGTTGAATCGATTGTTTGACGTCATaagttatatataatttgatttgtacATTTTGAGTGCGGTCAAGAGATCCTCAAAGAATTTAGCAGTAAGTTATTTACATCAGCGTGCACTCCTAGCTCTAAGTTTGAACCCTAAAATGACTCACCAACAAGCATAGGCATAAGGCAAACcattaaatatataccatTTAGATTTAATTGACCACATTTGTTCTGCAAAACACTTGagtataatatttatttattgaaaaagcAATCACAAGGCATTGGGCTGGaaggaaaaaactaaaaactctGGGAGCTGTGTTCTATCGACTTGTCTGATGTTTCCTCAGGCTGATATGGAATTCTAGGCATGGATTTTTTGAGACACTGCGTCATGGACATTCGATGGTGCGTTTGTGATATAAGTCACAACTCCTACTGGGTACAAACTACACAGACGATTGAAGATATCAAACAATACGTAACATGAAACATAAATACGCTTAGACTAACCTTTAAGTTACCAAAGCAGTACGTTTCGAACATAACCTTCTTGTTTCGGATTACATTTAGTCGCAATATTAATGTAAGCTATTTATAAGAACcaattttagttaaaatatttcaatatctCTGATTTAGTTCTAAAAAtcgaacattttaatttgaaaatcacAGTTTTAAAATAACGAATTAAACATTTAGACGAAGAGACGTACAtactttttcaaaattgttggCTAAAATTGGCTTTTGTGACACACTGTTCGCCAGAACGGACTACTTTGGAGGACAGCGTGGGTACATATGGGCACTACCTCAAAGGTTGATAAATACTCCTTTCACCTTAAAACTAATTGCACACTTTATCTAATTGCACTTTCCGCCGGACAGCTAAAGACTACagaacaaaatattaaactaaTGGATGAAAATTGTAGCGGAGATTCGCGGTTCAAATTGTTTCAGTGCGAGGATCGATCTTGTGAATAGCCTGCATGAGGCTCTCGGTGTTCGCCGTGTTGATGCCCTGCTTGGACatgtcagtcagtcggtcggTGATTGGCTTTTGATCCTGACCGCGCTGCCACCTGAAAGGATGAGATATTCAGATTAGCCTTTTCCTTAATACGGAATAATTCGATTGAGCTCACCACAGATGGGCGCAGGTGTGGAGCAGGGGAATGTAAAGCGGCAGCAGATCAATATCGCACAATGTCTCGAAGCGACTCAGTGCCAGCAGGGCCCACCTCTCGGCCGCGTGATGAGGCACTGGGGATGAGGTGCAGGCAGCCACCAGACGGCAGAGTATCAAAAGCACCGGCCTAGATCGATTCATGTATATCTTGTTCAGCAAGCGGAAACAGTTCTCCAGAATGGGTATGGCCATCTCGTTACGCCGCTCATCCAGAAACTGGCATGCCCTGGTCAGTTCGTCGTGCTGGAGAAAGCGCAGGAAGTACTCCGAGTCCCGGAGCATCGCCTGGCTTGCCACATACGTGAGGAATGCCTCGAAGGCCGCACTCCGTTCGCCAATCAGCTCGGACTTGAAGTTGCCCATCAGGACCTTGGCTGGGAAGTACTTGTTGGCCATCTCCGCCGGATGCTGCCGCTTAAGGCCCAGATAGAGCTCCCGAAAGTCAGTGTATCGGCGTTCAATCTTTGCCGGCTGAGTGTCCTCCGTGGCTCCATCCTGCTTCACAGTGAGCTCATAGACCACGAACCGCTTGATCTTCACATCCTCGCCATCGGGCGGCATTATGTGGGCCACCAAGATGTCAAAGCGGAGCACGGTGCTCCCATCCGTGGTCGGCTTATACTCCGCACTTGTGGCTCGCTCCCAGACACCTAGGAAGATACAGACAATATTCGCCTTAGAGATTTTCCACTGTACCTTCATATTTGGCGAGTGTGAGGTAATGGTTACACAAACCTTTTTGGAGCGCCTTATCGGATTCTGGAGGGGGAATGTCGAGGGCCGCCGCCTCGATGGCTGGACTGTCCAGCTCATCCGGACCGGGTGGCTCCCCATCGAAGGAAGGCTGGTGGTGCAGGCGCTTGGCCATCACGGCGTGAACTGGgggagaagaaaaaccaaGCCAAATGAACGACGAACTGCTAATTGGAGGTTTCACTGTGCTCACTGGGCATACGGGTTCTATGAATCTCTTTGTGATTTCTCGCTGGGCTGCTGTTTTCGATCTGCAGCTGGGCACTTGCAATTCGCTTCTGGTTTACGGCGGATTATGCGGTTGGCATAGTTGTTGAGTCAATTTACAGTGACTAATTCCgccccaaacaaaaacattgcaAGTGGGACGGAGACCTTTGTTTTGTGCGTGTGAATCCCGCATAGGCGGCTTCTGGAACACCCTACGCGGGTATGGCTCTTAGGGAACATTTAGAATAACTATAATCTAAACctttgaataatattaaatatttctataaattgtataataatTTACTAGGCTAACATCTTTATTAGCTCTAATACATATCGTGTACTTTAGCAACAAGTTTTTTTTGAATTAACAGACTTTATATAGTAGGGTATGAAAACATTAGTGCTTTTCAATCTGGCAGCCTTAAAAGAAGTAACTTTGAAAGTGATCATGATATACCCTTTCATTTGGTTTATGTATACAAATTGAAACAAAGGATTCGTAACTGAGCAATTAAGTTATGATTTAAGGATTCCCATTTGTTTGGATAATTCTCGCAGTCTCAAACGCTTGTATACATTTGCTTGAACCAAAAGCTAATATACTCATCCTATGTAGGGTATGTACACTACCAAACCGTACGGTGTGGCAGCCCCAATGACACTGAAAGTCTGGCAACTCTATGCGAGTCTCTGCTTCCTCTTCCCAAGTAAACCAAAACACCCAcagagcaaaagaaaaaccagGAATATTACAAAGACAAGATGACGTTGCCCGAGTTCTTTGGCTGCACCTTCATCGCCTTCGGACCGCCCTTCGCCTTGTTCGTCTTCACCATCGCCAATGACCCAGTACGGATCATCATTCTGATTGCGGCGGCATTCTTCTGGCTGCTTTCGCTGCTGATCTCTTCCCTGTGGTATGCCCTGATTCCTCTGAAGGAATTCCTGGCTTTCGGCGTGGTCTTCTCGGTGTGCTTCCAGGAGGCATTCCGGTACATCATCTACCGGATACTGCGCAGCACGGAGCAGGGATTGCATGCCGTGGCGGAGGACACGCGAGTGACGGACAACAAGCACATCCTGGCCTATGTTTCCGGCTTGGGATTCGGCATTATATCCGGGATGTTTGCACTGGTCAATGTGCTGGCTGATATGGTGAGTCCAGCAAAGGTGCGTTATATGCTCCGAGTAATGACTAATCTCGTTTTTCAGAGTGGTCCCGGCACCATGGGTTTGAAGGGCGGAACTGAGCTGTTCTTCGTCACCTCGGCTGCCCAGGCGTTGTCTATTATCCTGCTGCACACCTTCTGGAGCGTCATATTCTTCAACGCATTCGACACAAACAACTATATTCACATAGGCTATGTGGTTGGCAGCCACCTGTTTGTCTCCTTGATAACTCTGCTCAATGCCAATGAGCTTTACACGACCACTCTGCTGATAAACTACTTGGTCACCATACTTACGGGAGTCCTGGCCTTCCGGGTGGCTGGAGGAACCTCTCGCAGTTTCAGAAAATTCATAACATGCCAGTAAACAAGCTCCTAGTATTAACCGCCTAGTTAATAGCTTTTGTAtaacattattaaaaacaaattacctTGTATATGCTCGATTAGTAACGCATCCTATGGACTTAAATCCCTATTACTAAACGGATTTCTTGAAAGAACGAGAATACATTTAGATCCCTACGACTTTCCCAATAAATATACACAGATCTATGTTTAAGATACATTCCTTTTAATGAGAAAAAACTACTAGGACTAACACAATGCTTAGTATGCCATTAACTACTGGCTATAGTCCACTTTCCTGACATTAATGCCGTAGTCGGCCAAAGCCGGCTGCAGGTCCTCCATGGTCAGGGTGAACTTGCGGTCCTTGGCCTTAGATCCTCCCGGTGTATTGGTGGTTTGCATATGGGTGCGCGCCTTGGAGTGCTGCAGTGCATCGTCGATGATATCGGACATGTACTTCTGGGCGGCGAGGCTGATCAGACGAACGATGCGTTTGTCGTCCGACTGGAAGCCTCCCATGTTGAGATAGTGCGAGGTGACCGCATCCGGAATCAATGGGGTATAATCCTCCAGCTGCGACATGAAGTCGCTGAGATGCGAGGATGGTGTGGTCCGATCCCGAtctcctccgcctcctgaGGATTGTCCATGACTGCTCGCGCCACCGGCGCTGTTGTGGTAAATAATTCCGAAATTGGAGCCCACCAtcgaaaaaaatgtacaatacaaattaaacacaGTCCAGAAGTAGTGATGGGAGATGCTAGTTATCGAATTATTCCGTATTGTTGCTGCAAGTGCTATCGATTCTTCTAATGGATCGTCATCGATtacaatataaacatacacacatatacacgcCAACTGAGATAACAAATTtctagaaataaaaaattaataagtgGAAAACAATGGCTTCCGATGGCGAGGACATCACCGTAACACCCGCAGAATCAGTGACATCGGCCACGGACACCGAGGAGGAGGATATAGACTCGCCACTCATGCAGACCGAACTGCATTCCGACGAGGAGCAACTGGACGTGGAGGAGGTTCCACTGACGGCGGAGGAATCGGAGATGGATGAGCTGGTAAAGCAGCTGGAGGACTACTCGCCCACCATACCAGACGCCCTCACCATGCACATCCTGAAAACCGTATTTATATACCGGAAACTATTCTTTGtagcatttttaatattccaTTGAATCTCCAGGCTGGCTTCTGCACAGTGGACCCCAAGATAGTGCGCCTCGTCTCGGTGTCCGCGCAGAAGTTCATCTCGGATATTGCCAACGACGCATTGCAGCACTGCAAGACGCGCACCACAAACATCCAGCATTCCAGCGGACACAGTTCCAGCAAGGACAAGAAGAACCCCAAGGACAGGAAGTACACGCTGGCCATGGAGGATCTGGTGCCGGCTCTCGCGGA encodes:
- the LOC6730765 gene encoding gamma-secretase subunit Aph-1; this translates as MTLPEFFGCTFIAFGPPFALFVFTIANDPVRIIILIAAAFFWLLSLLISSLWYALIPLKEFLAFGVVFSVCFQEAFRYIIYRILRSTEQGLHAVAEDTRVTDNKHILAYVSGLGFGIISGMFALVNVLADMSGPGTMGLKGGTELFFVTSAAQALSIILLHTFWSVIFFNAFDTNNYIHIGYVVGSHLFVSLITLLNANELYTTTLLINYLVTILTGVLAFRVAGGTSRSFRKFITCQ
- the LOC6730767 gene encoding transcription initiation factor TFIID subunit 10; protein product: MASDGEDITVTPAESVTSATDTEEEDIDSPLMQTELHSDEEQLDVEEVPLTAEESEMDELVKQLEDYSPTIPDALTMHILKTAGFCTVDPKIVRLVSVSAQKFISDIANDALQHCKTRTTNIQHSSGHSSSKDKKNPKDRKYTLAMEDLVPALADHGITMRKPQYFV
- the LOC6730766 gene encoding transcription initiation factor TFIID subunit 10b, encoding MVGSNFGIIYHNSAGGASSHGQSSGGGGDRDRTTPSSHLSDFMSQLEDYTPLIPDAVTSHYLNMGGFQSDDKRIVRLISLAAQKYMSDIIDDALQHSKARTHMQTTNTPGGSKAKDRKFTLTMEDLQPALADYGINVRKVDYSQ
- the LOC6730762 gene encoding transportin-3, which encodes MDTYSVDVVYQAISALFQGNNPKEQEKANKWLQDFQKSIYSWTIADELLHQKRDLHANYFAAQTMRNKIQNSFSELPPHTHESLRDSLITHIGQIDEQTDNVIVTQLSLAVADLALLMASWREPINDLLVTLAPHQCAIWPLLEVLKVLPEEIDSRYLRLGANRREEVHKQLDASAECVLKFLCMCLQREDLDQQRVWNAALRTYSAWLVIHAFPVSHVYNNALTQLAFRLLSLPETSGKLHDNATECVCALLSCINTRQDSASDPESSFEAQLFGAVCMLETPYHLSVAHEDTDKTINYCRIFTSLCDAFFYDLLADAQKPHYSLKGLDLVLLCVGHFDYEVAEITFHLWYKLSEDLFQRNEDKLTVLFRPHIERLISALFRHSQMESDHDGLIEENNNFYDFRRKVSDLIKDVAFIVGSGACFKQMFHILQAPETTWESTEAALFIMQNVAKNILPDENEVIPKVVEAILNMSEQTHIAVRYTAILLIGELCDWIENHAESLEAVLNFLLYALQQKNGLAPAAAIALTSICSACRQKMVCHISGLVEIARSLDSFQINNDVAIGLLKGISLILTRLPREQLQPALREIVGFQLQPLAQLVDSTGGTAQKGERTDPVYWIDRACAIIRHTNPDVPDNVEHPTVAILNDAWQLISRVMDKYQNDLRIMERTCRLIRYGIRMVRKQAMMLVEPLIKQMVVLYSVQHHSCFLYVGSILVDEFAKSSECIGGLLEMLQAFIEPTFGLLQMENGLKNNPDTVDDFFRLASRYLDCCPHQLLQSSLITPIFQCALIACSLDHREANSSVMKFFINLLVWGRSNNHSRNAECRPLVVELASQHGGALVMNLIQASVFQLHSYMLVDVAEVLHELKQVVGNERMQPFLAQALEALPKKNSGGYVTATQQQLDEFSSTVLRADTTKAISQALKTFTRLFR
- the LOC6730764 gene encoding sorting nexin-21, whose protein sequence is MPIHAVMAKRLHHQPSFDGEPPGPDELDSPAIEAAALDIPPPESDKALQKGVWERATSAEYKPTTDGSTVLRFDILVAHIMPPDGEDVKIKRFVVYELTVKQDGATEDTQPAKIERRYTDFRELYLGLKRQHPAEMANKYFPAKVLMGNFKSELIGERSAAFEAFLTYVASQAMLRDSEYFLRFLQHDELTRACQFLDERRNEMAIPILENCFRLLNKIYMNRSRPVLLILCRLVAACTSSPVPHHAAERWALLALSRFETLCDIDLLPLYIPLLHTCAHLWWQRGQDQKPITDRLTDMSKQGINTANTESLMQAIHKIDPRTETI